CGCAGGCGTCACCGGCGCGAAGGCACAGCGCGAAGGCGTCCGCCGTCACGTTGGGCCTGGCCTCGTAGACGATCGCCACGACGCCGAGGGGGACCGTGACCTGCTCGACGCGCAGGCCCGAGTCGAGGGTGCGTCCCCCCACCACGAGGCCGAGCGGGTCGTCCTGGGCGGCGATCTCGTCAAGCGACGAGGCGATCGCGGCCAGGCGCCCCTCGTCAAGCATGAGCCGGTCAAGGAGGGGCTCCGGCATGTGCGCCTCGCGCGCGCGGGCCAGATCCCGGCCGTTGGCCGCGAGAATCTGGCCCGCGCGCTCGATGATGGTGCGACCCGCGCGCGCTATCGCCTTCGAGCGACGTGCGCGAGAAGCCCGCCCGAGCTCGGCGGCGACGGCGTGCGCGAGCGCCGCCTTGGTGCGTGCCTCTGACATGATCTCTCCCTCCTAGAAGACGAGCAGGTCGTCTCTGTGGACTGCGGGCTGCGCGCGCTCGGTGCCCAGGAAGCGCGCGACGACGTTGAGCTTGAGGCCGCGCACGCGATCCATGTCCTTGGCACCGTAGCGTGCCACGCCGCGTCCGATGACCAGCCCCGCGCGATTGGTCACGGTGACGACGTCTCCCGCGGCGTAGTCACCCTGCGTCGCGACGACGCCGACGGGCAGGATCGAGGCCCCGCGCTCGACGACGGCGCGCGTGGCCCCCTCGTCGAGGGTGAGCGTGCCGTGCGGGACCTCGGCGAGGCCTATCCAGAGCTTGCGTCCGCCCTCGTGAGGGGCGTCCGCGGGGGCCTCAAAGCGTGTCCCCAGCCGCTCGCCGTGGGCGACGTCGACGAGGGCGGTCGGCCTTCTTCCCTGGCAGATCACGGTAGGGACGCCCACGGCAAGCATCGCGCGCGCCGCCCGGAGCTTGGACGACATCCCCCCGGTACCAAATGACGTTCCCACGCCCCCCGCCATGGACAGGGTGCGCGCGTCCACCTCGCTCACGCGCTCGACGAGCCGGGCCGAGGGGTCACTCTGGGGGTTGGAGGTGTAGAGCCCCTCGACGTCCGAGCAGATTACGTAGAGGTCGGCCCCCACGAGGGCCGCCACGATGGCGCCGAGCATGTCGTTGTCGCCAAAGGCGAACTCGGCGACCGAGACGGTGTCGTTCTCGTTGACGATGGGAACGGCGCCCAGGTCGAGCAGGCGCATGAGGGTACCTCGGGCGTTGAGGTAGCCCTCGCGGTCGACGACGTCGCGGCGCGTGAGCAGGACCTGGCCGCAGCTCACGCCGCACTCGGCGAGGACGTCGGCGTAGGCCTGGGTGAGCCGGGCCTGGCCGGCGGCGGCGCAGGCCTGCAGGGACTCGATGTCGCGCGGGCGCTCGCAAAAGCCCAGGACCTCGCGGCCGGCGGCCACGGCACCGGAGGACACCACGATGACGCGCATGCCCTCCTGGTGCAGGGTGACGATCTGGTCGCAGAGCGAGCGGACGAAGGAGCGGTCGAGCGCGCCGCCCTCGTCCACGAGCGTCGACGAGCCGAGCTTGACCACGACGAGCTTGCCGGAGCTCACTGGGCGTCGCCCTCCTCGTCGCCTGCGAGCTCGTCGGCTGCGAGCTCGTCAACTGCGAGCTCGTCGAAGTCCGGGGCGGCGTCTTCGGAGTCCCCGCGCTCGTCGGCGCCCTCGTAGGTGAAGGCGAAGCCGAGGATGCGGACCTCGTCGCCGTTCGTGGCGCCCGCCTTGGCCAGCACCGCGTCCAAGCCCGAGCGCTCGAAGCGGTGCTGCAGGTAGGAGACCGCCTCGTCGTTCTCCCAGTCCGTCTGGATGACCATGCGCTCGATCGCCGGGCCGCTCACGCGCCAGACGTGGCGCTCCTCGCGCACGACGTCGAGCCGGCGCTCGCGGCGCTGCCGGTCGCGCTCCCACGTGGAGGTGAGGTCGAGCTCCGGGGCGCCCTGGGCGAGGTCGGCCCTGAGGCGGGAGACCTCCGAGGCGCAGGCGGACACGAGCGCGTCGAGGCCCTCGCCCGTGGCCGCCGAGACGGCGAAGAAGGCGCGGCCATCCGCCTCGGCGGCCTCGCGCAGGCAATGGGCGGCGTCCGCAGTGTCCGGCAGGTCGCGCTTGTTCGCGACCACGATCTGCGGGCGCAGGGCGAGCTCTGAGGCGTAGGCCGCGAGCTCCTCGTTGATGGCGCGGTAGTCCTCCACCGCGTCGCGACCCTCGTAGCCGCCTGTGAGGTCGACGACGTGAAGGATGAGGGCGGTGCGCTCGATGTGGCGCAGGAACTGGTGGCCGAGGCCCCTGCCCTCGCTCGCTCCCTCGATGAGGCCCGGCACGTCAGCGCAGACGAACGACTGACCGTCCGCGGCACGGGCAACGCCCAGGTTGGGGACGAGCGTCGTGAAGGGATAGTCGGCGACCTTGGGCCTGGCCGCGCTGATGCGGGCGATGATCGAGCTCTTCCCCACCGACGGCATGCCCACCAGGGCGGCGTCGGCCATGAGCTTCATCTCGAGCTCGATCCAGTGCTCGCGCGCGGGCTCGCCCTTCTCGGCAAAGGCCGGGGCGCGACGCACCGAGGTCACGAAGTGTATGTTGCCGCGGCCGCCCGCGCCGCCGGGGGCCACGACGATGCGCTCGGCCGGCTGGGTGAGGTCGGCGAGGTCGTAGAGGGGCTCCTGGGTCTGGGGGTCGAGCTCGCGCACGACGGTACCTACCGGGACGCGCAGGAGGAGGTCGGAGCCGTCGGAGCCGTGACGGCGCGCGCCCTGGCCGTGCGTGCCGCGCTCAGCACGGAAGTGGTGCTTGTAGCGGTAGTCGATGAGGGAGGAGAGCTGGGGGTCGGCCTCCACGATGACGCTGCCGCCGTGCCCGCCGTCGCCTCCGTCCGGGCCGCCCCGGGGAACGAACGCCTCGCGGCGAAAGGACATGCAGCCCGCGCCGCCGTCGCCGCCACGTACGTTTATGTGGGAAAGGTCGGTGAAGGTGTTCTCCACGTGAGCCTCCTTCGATTGGGCCTCCATGGTACGGCAACTCCGTCGCGCGTGCGCGACCCGGCCCCCAGGGAGCCTCAAAGGGCCGTATAATAAAAAAGCCCCGCCGGAGCGGGGCCTGCGCGTGCCTGAGAGCCCTTAGGCCTCGCGGACGTGCACCTTGTGCTGGACGCCCTGGGTGAACTCGACGGTGCCGGCGGTGAGGGCGAACAGGGTGTCGTCCTTGCCGATGCCCACGTTGTCACCGGGATGGATGCGCGTGCCGCGCTGACGGACGAGAATCTCGCCGGCCTTCACGGCCTGGCCGGCGTAGCGCTTGGTGCCCAGGCGCTGGGAGTTGGAATCGCGACCGTTGCGAGACGAGCCGAGACCTTTCTTGTGAGCCATGGAAGAACCTGCCTTCTACTCGAGGAAGAGACGAGAACTACGCGGGAATCTCAACGACCTTGACCTTCGTCAGCATCTGGCGATGACCATTGGCGCGATGGTAGCGCTTGCGCTTCTTGAGCTTGAAGACGAGAACCTTCTCTCCCTTGAACTGCTCGACGACCTCGACGGTGACCTTCTTGTCCTGGAGAGGGGCAGAGCCAACGATGGTCTTGGCGCCGTCGTTCAGGAGAAGGACGGGGAGCTCGACCTTGTCGCCAGGCTGCGCGTCGAGCTTCTCGACGTCGATGACGTCGCCCTTGGCAACCTTATACTGCTTGCCACCAGTTGCTACGATTGCGTACATGTGGGAACCCTTCATTGCTTGTGAGTGCAACAGTCCTTCATATTACTAGCAGCGCCTTGGCTCGTCAACAAAAAGTTGACATGACCTGCGAAACCGTAAGGGAAAAGACGGGTGCGGGCCGTGCCGGGGCGCGAAGCCCCGCTAAGGATACTGATACGCGCGCGTCCGGCCCGAACGTCGGGGTCGGCTCCACAAGACGCCCATCTTCTGCGCGCAACCCCTCAGGCGCGCTCGTTGCCGATCGTGACGTAGCCGTCACGCGCGTCGGCGGCCTCGCGAAAGGAGGGTCGCTGGACGGAGGCTCCTGCGTCACCCGTGGCTGCGGGGGCGCGGCGGTGCTCGTCTGCTGCCTCGAAGCGCAGGCGCAGCGCATGGCCCGTGAGCAGGGTGCCCGAGTACCCCACGCCGGCCTTGAGCGCGCCCCCGAGGCCGGGGATCAGCTCGAGAGCCGTGCGCGCGACAGCGCGATAGGCAAAGCCCGCCCCCACGACCCCGGCGAGCTCGACCGCGCGCGCGGGTGCGAGGGCGCGCCCGTATGCCGCCGCGATGTCGAGCGCGAGGGTTGCCTGGTTGGCGCACATGAGCGGGAGGTCGGAGCCGGGAACGAGGCTCACGGCCCCCACGGCCGCGTTCTCGAGCGCGCAGCGCCGGACGAGAGCGTCGACCACGGCACGCCGACAGAAGGCGAAGTTGGCGGCGAGGGCGAGGCGCTTGTCGCTGACCGAGGCAAGCCAGGCGCCGAGCTTGTCGGTGAGCGCGGATGCGCTCGATGCGGCGACGACGCCGACGCGGGCAGACGAGCGCTCGTCCAGTCCCAGGTCGGGTGCGTCGAGGGCGCCCTCGACGACCAGGCCCACGAAGACGCCCGCGCGCGCGTACGACGCCACGAGCGAGGAGACGTCCGAGGAGCCCACGAGCACGAGCGCCACGTCAGGCGCCGGGTCCAGGGCGGGCGCGCCGACAAGGCCCCTGACCTCGACCACGCCGCCCGGCCTCTCGGCGACGAGGGAGCCCTTGACGGCGAGCGCGAGCTCGCGAGGGCACGTGGGGTCCACGTGGACGCGCACGACGATGGCCTCGTCCTGCCCCCTGAAGGCGTCCTTGCCCGAGGAGAGCACCTCAAAGAACCTCGTCGCCGTAGCCGTCTTCTTTTTTGCCATACGAGTCCCTCCCTTCGGGGCCGCGCCCCTTTCCTAGGCCGCCTTCTGACGGTGCCGCCACACGGACTGGACCACCCCGACGGATGCGAGCTGCGTGATCATCGAGGACGAGCCGTAGCTCACGAACGGCAGCGGGATGCCCGTGATGGGCATCATACCAATGCACATGCCCACGTTCTCAAGAACCTGGAACGTCCACATGGCCACGCACCCCACGAGCACGAGCTTGGAGAAGGTCGACTCCATCCTCATCGCGAGCAGGACGGTGGAGAAGATCATCCAGGCGAACAGGCCCAGGAGCACGATCGACCCCAAAAAGCCAAACTCCTCGGCGAACAGCGCGAAGACGAAGTCGGTGTGCGCCTCGGGCAAAAAGCCGCCTGCGGCCTGCGTGGCGTTTCCCACCCCCTTGCCGAAGAAGCCCCCCGACCCCACGGCGATCTTGGCCTGCAGGAGGTTGTAGCCGTCATCGGAGGTGTCGGAGGCCGGGTCCATGAAGACGGTGAGACGCTTGAGCTGGTACTCCTTAAGGATGTGAGGGAGCCCGTCGATCATGGAGGTTATGACCACGAAGACCGCTCCCCCCACGATGAGCGCGATCGTCGCGATTACCCAGCGGCGCGGCGCACCGCTGCAGATGATGATCGCCGCCCCGATGACGAAGATGATGAGGCCCGTCCCCAGGTCGTAGGACAAGATCATGACGAGGGGGACGAGCAGCGTCGCGCAGAGCTTGGCGTAGTCCCTGAAGGTCTCGATCTTGCCGTTGTACTGCGCCGCGGCCGAGGCCATGAGGAAGACGGTCACGACCTTGGCCGGCTCCGAGGGCTGGAAGCGAATCGGCCCGACCTTGGCCCAGCCGACCATACCCTTGGCCTCCCAGCCCACTCCCGGGACCTTGGGTAGGAGGAACAGGGCGCAGGCGAGGACGAACAGAGCCACCGTCATGTTGGAGAGCGCGCGGTAGTCGTAGCGCCATATGACGACGGCGACCGCCAGGCCCAGGGCGATGCCGGCGAGGTAGCTCACGAAGTTGGCGTCGGAGATCGTGAGCGAGGCGGACCAGATCGTGACGATGCCGACGATCACCGTGAGCAGGGCCGGAATCAGCTGCGAGAGGTAGAGGCGGTCGAGCCTGCCGCGCCTGCCGCTCACGCGGGCGTGGGCGGCCCCCCTCGAGCCTCCGCCAAAGCGTGCGAGGAGCCCTGCGGGACCTGCGATGTCACGTGCCATGGCGGCTCCTCCCTAGTCAGCGTTCGAGGTCGACTCGGACGACGTGTCCGGCTCTCCGTAGATGGCCCCGAAGACGTCGCGCACCACGTACATGGCCGAGCTCGCCCCC
This is a stretch of genomic DNA from Thermophilibacter immobilis. It encodes these proteins:
- the proB gene encoding glutamate 5-kinase; translation: MSSGKLVVVKLGSSTLVDEGGALDRSFVRSLCDQIVTLHQEGMRVIVVSSGAVAAGREVLGFCERPRDIESLQACAAAGQARLTQAYADVLAECGVSCGQVLLTRRDVVDREGYLNARGTLMRLLDLGAVPIVNENDTVSVAEFAFGDNDMLGAIVAALVGADLYVICSDVEGLYTSNPQSDPSARLVERVSEVDARTLSMAGGVGTSFGTGGMSSKLRAARAMLAVGVPTVICQGRRPTALVDVAHGERLGTRFEAPADAPHEGGRKLWIGLAEVPHGTLTLDEGATRAVVERGASILPVGVVATQGDYAAGDVVTVTNRAGLVIGRGVARYGAKDMDRVRGLKLNVVARFLGTERAQPAVHRDDLLVF
- the obgE gene encoding GTPase ObgE; protein product: MSFRREAFVPRGGPDGGDGGHGGSVIVEADPQLSSLIDYRYKHHFRAERGTHGQGARRHGSDGSDLLLRVPVGTVVRELDPQTQEPLYDLADLTQPAERIVVAPGGAGGRGNIHFVTSVRRAPAFAEKGEPAREHWIELEMKLMADAALVGMPSVGKSSIIARISAARPKVADYPFTTLVPNLGVARAADGQSFVCADVPGLIEGASEGRGLGHQFLRHIERTALILHVVDLTGGYEGRDAVEDYRAINEELAAYASELALRPQIVVANKRDLPDTADAAHCLREAAEADGRAFFAVSAATGEGLDALVSACASEVSRLRADLAQGAPELDLTSTWERDRQRRERRLDVVREERHVWRVSGPAIERMVIQTDWENDEAVSYLQHRFERSGLDAVLAKAGATNGDEVRILGFAFTYEGADERGDSEDAAPDFDELAVDELAADELAGDEEGDAQ
- the rpmA gene encoding 50S ribosomal protein L27, producing the protein MAHKKGLGSSRNGRDSNSQRLGTKRYAGQAVKAGEILVRQRGTRIHPGDNVGIGKDDTLFALTAGTVEFTQGVQHKVHVREA
- the rplU gene encoding 50S ribosomal protein L21; translated protein: MYAIVATGGKQYKVAKGDVIDVEKLDAQPGDKVELPVLLLNDGAKTIVGSAPLQDKKVTVEVVEQFKGEKVLVFKLKKRKRYHRANGHRQMLTKVKVVEIPA
- a CDS encoding FtsW/RodA/SpoVE family cell cycle protein, which produces MARDIAGPAGLLARFGGGSRGAAHARVSGRRGRLDRLYLSQLIPALLTVIVGIVTIWSASLTISDANFVSYLAGIALGLAVAVVIWRYDYRALSNMTVALFVLACALFLLPKVPGVGWEAKGMVGWAKVGPIRFQPSEPAKVVTVFLMASAAAQYNGKIETFRDYAKLCATLLVPLVMILSYDLGTGLIIFVIGAAIIICSGAPRRWVIATIALIVGGAVFVVITSMIDGLPHILKEYQLKRLTVFMDPASDTSDDGYNLLQAKIAVGSGGFFGKGVGNATQAAGGFLPEAHTDFVFALFAEEFGFLGSIVLLGLFAWMIFSTVLLAMRMESTFSKLVLVGCVAMWTFQVLENVGMCIGMMPITGIPLPFVSYGSSSMITQLASVGVVQSVWRHRQKAA